A genomic window from Vitis riparia cultivar Riparia Gloire de Montpellier isolate 1030 chromosome 18, EGFV_Vit.rip_1.0, whole genome shotgun sequence includes:
- the LOC117906501 gene encoding uncharacterized protein LOC117906501 gives MSKRAGKEKGSEENMERERDIESMLNEIPNASSHNLLHHLLKSLSPVSSSSVSNGFDVGLSYSVPFEEPKYQTPTNHYQSRLPVYSELSNSRDGKKENMFDGVALSGNFQRMHIGDERNGFSRNEHVPMDPNRFGFDFGGCASNGSIPYYIANGPYEDFDSDFSDYGGFQSSIHGVPASFNSHDMNSRLHLQKESRVGNLMGSNIFNNQSNAFCSNPSVYKRNMDYLMELGNELGSGCFNGGIQLQSPSMSKSYLKDNVVWSQQCRIYSNIDRDALNPLDSSQLIQPKLALGCGHPLYNQRVLSAIPNSWVSQSLLSPEKGDVEAFNCEDSFIIQGKNLNYVIKNQCDSWKGGYKKTSHNEILMHNLREKGEEVDCQLYSRRICGSSQGRRSSSQLLLHPNYCSLAEAQGCIYSLAKDHNGCRFLQRMFDGATVEDVQLVFNETIKHVVELMMNPFGNYLMQKLLDVCNEDQRTQIVLALTEEPGELVRISLNAHGTRVVQKLVMTLKTRQQISLVVLALEPYFLDLTKDHHGNHVVQRCFEYLSCEDIKFFFYDAAKYCVDIATHRHGCCVLQRCITRSTGKHGEKLVAEISANGLLLAQDDFGNYVIQYIIELKIPSAIASLMSQFEGNYVHLSMQKFSSHVVEKCLKHLEESRPRIVHEFLSVPHFEQLMQDPFANYVIQSALEVTKGPLHASLIEAVRPHIILRTSPYCKKIFSRTLFKK, from the exons ATGTCTAAACGAGCTGGGAAAGAAAAGGGGAGTGAGGAGAACatggagagggagagagatatTGAAAGCATGTTGAATGAGATCCCTAACGCAAGTTCTCATAACCTCCTTCATCATCTGCTTAAGAGTCTTTCGCCTGTTAGTTCAAGTTCTGTTTCTAATGGGTTTGATGTCGGATTATCATATTCCGTTCCGTTTGAGGAGCCTAAGTATCAGACACCGACTAACCATTACCAGAGTAGACTGCCGGTGTATTCAGAATTATCGAATTCTCGTGATGGTAAGAAAGAGAATATGTTTGACGGAGTGGCTTTGTCTGGAAATTTCCAGAGAATGCATATTGGTGATGAACGAAATGGTTTTTCCAGGAATGAACATGTTCCAATGGACCCAAATCGGTTTGGGTTTGACTTTGGAGGTTGTGCTTCAAATGGGAGCATTCCCTACTATATTGCAAATGGTCCATATGAAGATTTTGACTCTGATTTTTCTGATTATGGAGGGTTTCAATCCTCCATTCATGGAGTTCCTGCCAGTTTCAATAGTCATGATATGAACTCAAGACTCCATTTGCAAAAGGAATCTAGAGTGGGTAATTTAATGGGGTCTAATATCTTTAATAATCAGTCTAATGCTTTCTGTTCTAACCCCAGTGTCTATAAAAGAAATATGGATTATCTAATGGAGCTTGGAAATGAACTGGGAAGCGGCTGTTTTAATGGGGGAATTCAATTACAGAGTCCATCTATGAGCAAGTCTTACCTCAAAGATAATGTTGTCTGGTCGCAGCAATGCCGAATATATTCTAATATAGACAGGGATGCCTTGAATCCACTCGATTCTTCTCAGTTGATACAACCCAAGTTGGCTTTGGGTTGCGGCCATCCTCTCTACAATCAAAGGGTGCTTAGTGCAATCCCAAACAGTTGGGTTTCTCAATCTCTTTTGTCACCAGAGAAAGGTGATGTTGAGGCTTTTAACTGTGAGGATAGTTTCATAATACAGGGTAAAAATCTGAATTATGTCATCAAGAATCAGTGTGACAGTTGGAAGGGTGGTTACAAGAAGACTTCTCACAATGAAATTCTTATGCATAACCTGCGAGAGAAGGGTGAAGAAGTAGATTGTCAATTATATTCAAGAAGAATTTGTGGAAGCAGCCAGGGTCGGAGGAGTTCTTCCCAGTTGCTTCTGCATCCAAATTATTGTTCCTTGGCAGAGGCCCAAGGTTGTATATACTCCTTGGCTAAGGATCACAATGGCTGTCGTTTTCTTCAGAGGATGTTTGATGGAGCAACAGTTGAAGATGTGCAGCTAGTATTTAATGAAACTATCAAGCATGTTGTTGAACTTATGATGAATCCTTTTGGAAATTACCTTATGCAGAAGTTGTTGGATGTGTGCAATGAAGACCAAAGAACGCAGATTGTGCTTGCATTGACAGAAGAACCAGGGGAGCTTGTGAGGATTTCCTTAAATGCGCATGG CACTCGAGTGGTGCAGAAGTTGGTGATGACTCTCAAAACAAGGCAGCAGATTTCATTAGTTGTATTAGCCCTTGAGCCATATTTTCTTGATCTCACTAAGGATCATCATGGAAATCATGTGGTGCAGCGGTGTTTCGAATACCTTAGCTGTGAAGACATTAAg ttttttttttatgatgctGCTAAGTATTGTGTTGATATTGCAACTCATCGCCATGGGTGTTGTGTTCTCCAACGATGCATTACTCGTTCAACTGGGAAACATGGTGAGAAGTTGGTTGCAGAAATTTCTGCCAATGGACTCCTCCTGGCTCAAGATGATTTTGG GAATTATGTAATTCAATACATAATAGAGCTAAAAATCCCATCTGCCATAGCCAGCTTGATGTCTCAGTTCGAAGGGAACTATGTGCACCTGTCTATGCAGAAATTCAGCAGCCATGTGGTTGAAAAATGCCTCAAGCATCTTGAAGAGAGCAGGCCAAGAATTGTCCATGAATTTCTCTCGGTACCTCACTTTGAACAGTTGATGCAAGATCCATTTGCCAACTATGTCATTCAATCTGCACTTGAAGTCACAAAG GGTCCTCTCCATGCCTCATTGATTGAAGCAGTCCGACCCCATATAATCTTACGCACCAGCCCATATTGCAAGAAGATTTTCTCACGTACTCTCTTCAAGAAGTGA
- the LOC117907688 gene encoding uncharacterized protein LOC117907688 isoform X1: protein MEKATPVRKPHTSTADLLTWSETPPADSPASASRPAVRSHQPSDGISKVVFGGQVTDEEAEALSKRKPCSGYKLKEITGSGIFALEGENGTSESGSANPTPNNKTTVRIYQQAAAAISQISFGTEESVSPKKPTTLPEVAKQRELSGTLESEETKMQKQLSDAKCKELSGHDIFAPPPEILPRPSAAHSLVLKESKDMGEPAPRNVRTSVKVSNPAGGQSNIMFSDETVLKTAKKIHNQKFVELTGNDIFKGDVPPSSAEKSLSMAKLREMSGNDIFADGKAESRDYLGGVRKPPGGESSIALV, encoded by the exons ATGGAGAAAGCCACTCCGGTGAGGAAGCCACACACCTCCACCGCAGATCTGCTCACTTGGTCTGAAACCCCTCCCGCCGATTCTCCTGCCTCCGCTTCTCGCCCTGCCGTCCGCTCTCACCAG CCTTCCGATGGGATCAGTAAGGTGGTGTTTGGAGGACAGGTGACTGATGAAGAGGCGGAGGCTTTGTCGAAAAG GAAACCTTGTTCAGGGTATAAATTAAAGGAGATTACTGGTAGTGGTATTTTTGCACTTGAGGGAGAAAATGGTACATCAGAATCTGGAAGTGCAAACCCTACTCCTAATAACAAAACAACAGTACGCATTTACCAG CAAGCAGCTGCTGCAATCAGTCAGATCTCATTTGGTACAGAAGAGAGTGTCTCTCCTAAGAAGCCAACTACTTTGCCTGAGGTGGCCAAGCAGCGTGAGCTAAGTGGTACCCTAGAAAGTGAGGAGACAAAGATGCAGAAGCAACTTTCTGATGCTAAATGCAAGGAGCTTAGTGGTCATGACATCTTTGCTCCCCCTCCTGAAATTTTACCCCGACCATCAGCTGCACACTCATTGGTGTTGAAGGAAAGCAAAGACATGGGAGAGCCTGCACCACGTAATGTACGCACATCTGTCAAAGTTTCTAAT CCTGCTGGAGGTCAGAGCAACATCATGTTTAGTGATGAGACCGTGCTTAAAACAGCAAAAAAGATACACAACCAGAAATTTGTGGAGCTGACTGGAAATGACATTTTTAAGGGAGATGTTCCTCCATCATCTGCTGAGAAATCACTGAGCATGGCAAAACTACGAGAGATGAGCGGCAATGACATATTTGCTGATGGGAAAGCAGAGTCTCGAGACTACTTAGGCGGGGTTCGCAAGCCCCCTGGTGGCGAGAGCAGCATTGCTTTGGTGTAA
- the LOC117907688 gene encoding uncharacterized protein LOC117907688 isoform X2, translating to MEKATPVRKPHTSTADLLTWSETPPADSPASASRPAVRSHQPSDGISKVVFGGQVTDEEAEALSKRKPCSGYKLKEITGSGIFALEGENGTSESGSANPTPNNKTTVRIYQQAAAAISQISFGTEESVSPKKPTTLPEVAKQRELSGTLESEETKMQKQLSDAKCKELSGHDIFAPPPEILPRPSAAHSLVLKESKDMGEPAPRNPAGGQSNIMFSDETVLKTAKKIHNQKFVELTGNDIFKGDVPPSSAEKSLSMAKLREMSGNDIFADGKAESRDYLGGVRKPPGGESSIALV from the exons ATGGAGAAAGCCACTCCGGTGAGGAAGCCACACACCTCCACCGCAGATCTGCTCACTTGGTCTGAAACCCCTCCCGCCGATTCTCCTGCCTCCGCTTCTCGCCCTGCCGTCCGCTCTCACCAG CCTTCCGATGGGATCAGTAAGGTGGTGTTTGGAGGACAGGTGACTGATGAAGAGGCGGAGGCTTTGTCGAAAAG GAAACCTTGTTCAGGGTATAAATTAAAGGAGATTACTGGTAGTGGTATTTTTGCACTTGAGGGAGAAAATGGTACATCAGAATCTGGAAGTGCAAACCCTACTCCTAATAACAAAACAACAGTACGCATTTACCAG CAAGCAGCTGCTGCAATCAGTCAGATCTCATTTGGTACAGAAGAGAGTGTCTCTCCTAAGAAGCCAACTACTTTGCCTGAGGTGGCCAAGCAGCGTGAGCTAAGTGGTACCCTAGAAAGTGAGGAGACAAAGATGCAGAAGCAACTTTCTGATGCTAAATGCAAGGAGCTTAGTGGTCATGACATCTTTGCTCCCCCTCCTGAAATTTTACCCCGACCATCAGCTGCACACTCATTGGTGTTGAAGGAAAGCAAAGACATGGGAGAGCCTGCACCACGTAAT CCTGCTGGAGGTCAGAGCAACATCATGTTTAGTGATGAGACCGTGCTTAAAACAGCAAAAAAGATACACAACCAGAAATTTGTGGAGCTGACTGGAAATGACATTTTTAAGGGAGATGTTCCTCCATCATCTGCTGAGAAATCACTGAGCATGGCAAAACTACGAGAGATGAGCGGCAATGACATATTTGCTGATGGGAAAGCAGAGTCTCGAGACTACTTAGGCGGGGTTCGCAAGCCCCCTGGTGGCGAGAGCAGCATTGCTTTGGTGTAA
- the LOC117907578 gene encoding annexin D1 — translation MATLSVTEDCEQLRKAFAGWGTNEGLIISILAHRNAAQIKSIRQTYAQTYGEDLLKDLNKELSNDFERVVLLWTLDPAERDAFLANEATKRLTSSNQVLVEIACTRTSQQLLLAKQAYHARFKRSLEEDVAYHTSGDFRKLLVPLVGTYRYEGEEVNMTLAKSEAKILHEKISEKAYNHEDVIRILATRSKAQINATLNHYKNEFGNDINKDLKTDPKDEFLAILRATVKCLTRPEKYFEKVLRLAINKRGTDEGALTRVVTTRAEIDMKIIKEEYHKRNSVTLDHAIGKDTTGDYEKMLLALIGHGDA, via the exons ATGGCGACTCTTTCCGTGACCGAAGATTGTGAGCAGCTCAGAAAAGCCTTCGCAg GATGGGGGACGAATGAAGGGTTGATCATATCCATATTGGCTCATAGAAATGCTGCTCAGATCAAGTCGATTCGGCAAACATATGCCCAAACTTATGGAGAAGATCTTCTCAAGGATTTGAACAAAGAACTTTCCAATGACTTCGAG AGGGTGGTATTGCTGTGGACACTTGATCCTGCTGAACGTGATGCCTTTTTGGCAAATGAAGCTACCAAGAGGTTGACTTCAAGCAATCAAGTTCTAGTGGAGATAGCTTGTACTAGGACTTCACAGCAACTGCTCTTGGCGAAGCAAGCTTATCATGCTCGTTTTAAGAGATCCCTAGAAGAGGATGTTGCATATCACACAAGTGGGGACTTTCGCAAG CTTTTGGTACCTCTTGTGGGCACGTATCGATATGAGGGAGAGGAGGTGAACATGACTCTTGCAAAATCAGAGGCTAAGATACTCCATGAGAAGATTTCCGAGAAGGCTTACAATCATGAGGATGTCATCAGAATTTTGGCAACAAGGAGCAAAGCACAGATCAACGCAACACTGAATCACTACAAAAATGAATTTGGGAATGATATCAACAAG GATCTGAAAACTGACCCCAAGGACGAGTTCCTTGCAATATTGAGAGCCACTGTGAAGTGCTTGACCCGCCCAGAGAAGTACTTTGAGAAGGTTCTCAGGCTGGCAATCAACAAGCGAGGCACAGATGAAGGGGCTCTCACTAGAGTTGTCACTACAAGGGCTGAGATTGACATGAAGATCATAAAGGAGGAGTACCACAAAAGGAACAGCGTCACTCTGGATCATGCCATTGGCAAGGACACCACTGGAGACTATGAAAAAATGCTTCTGGCCCTGATAGGACACGGAGATGCTTGA